In Sphingobacteriaceae bacterium, the following proteins share a genomic window:
- a CDS encoding DNA-binding response regulator has translation MSKEKLKILLAEDDLNLGVLLVDYLETEGFDVKLCKDGELALKAFQTNGFDLCLFDVMMPKLDGFSLAKLVRTKDKKIPLIFITARSLKEDKLKGYDLDADDYITKPFDEEELLWKIKAVIRRIPESRSETKIASVALGHYIFDFNNQSLIINGKTKRITEKESDILNYLSEHRNKVIKRDEMLKTLWGESDYFFGRSLDVFITKIRKYLKEDPTLSIENVFGVGFIFNVPA, from the coding sequence ATGTCTAAAGAAAAACTAAAAATATTATTGGCGGAAGACGATCTTAACCTGGGTGTACTTTTAGTAGATTACCTTGAAACAGAAGGTTTTGACGTTAAGCTTTGCAAGGACGGCGAACTTGCTTTGAAAGCCTTTCAAACAAATGGATTCGACCTTTGCTTGTTCGACGTCATGATGCCAAAATTAGACGGATTTTCTTTGGCGAAACTAGTCAGGACAAAAGACAAAAAAATTCCACTCATTTTTATTACTGCAAGATCTTTGAAAGAAGACAAATTAAAAGGGTATGATCTGGATGCAGACGATTACATTACCAAACCTTTTGATGAGGAAGAATTACTCTGGAAAATCAAAGCAGTGATCCGTCGCATTCCTGAAAGCAGGAGTGAAACAAAAATAGCAAGCGTAGCCTTAGGCCATTATATATTTGACTTTAATAATCAATCTTTAATTATCAATGGCAAAACAAAACGCATCACCGAAAAAGAAAGCGATATTTTAAATTATTTATCGGAACATCGCAATAAAGTCATTAAACGGGATGAAATGCTGAAAACACTTTGGGGAGAAAGCGACTATTTTTTCGGTAGAAGTCTGGACGTCTTTATTACCAAGATCCGCAAGTATTTGAAAGAAGATCCTACTTTAAGCATTGAAAACGTTTTTGGCGTTGGATTTATTTTTAATGTGCCGGCTTAA